The genomic window CACAGAGACCGCGGCGACCGTGGCCGCGCCGAGCAGGAGCTGCACCGGGGTGACCCGGGCCGCGGTGGCCACCGCGGCGATCACCACCACCGGCAGCATCGACAGGTACGTCAGCACCAGGCCGGCCAGGATCCGGCCGGCCAGGCGCGGGGCCGGTCCGGCCGGCAGGGTCCGGGTGTACGGGTTCCAGGGCTGGTCGCGGTCCTCGGCGACGCCGACGCCGTACTGGAAGATGTTGGCGCTCATCACCGCGAAGGTGACCATGGCGCCGGTGGCGTAGGTGGCGCCGACCGCGTCGTCAGCGGCGAACGGCACCACGAAGAAGAGCATCGCGGCGGCGGGGAAGAACGCGCTGCCGAAGACCGCCACCGGGATCCGGAGGGTCTCCAGCAGCTGGTAGCGCGCGTGAACCAGGGCGAGCGGCACGGATGCTCCTAGACGGTGGTGGTCGCGGGCCGGTCGTCGGCGGTGATGGCGAGGAACGCCTCCTCCAGCGAGGTGGGGCGTACCTCCAGGTCGTGGAACGCGACCCCGGCGGTGACCAGGTCGCGGACGAGCTGGTCGGCGTCGGTGGTGAGCAGGTGGGTACGCCCCTCGGACCGCTCGGTGGCGACCACGCCCGGCAGCGGCGGCAGGTCGCCGGCGACGAGGCTGACGCGGCGTACACCGACGATGCCGCGGACGGCGTCCACCGTGTCGTCCGCGAGCACCCGGCCGTGGCCCATCACCACCACCCGGTGCGCGAGCGCCTCCACCTCTTCCAGGTAGTGGCTGCTCAGCAGGACCGTGCCGCCGTCAGCGTGGAAGCCCCGGATGGCCTCCCAGAGGGTGTGCCGCGCCTCGACGTCCAGCCCGGTGGTCGGCTCGTCGAGAATGACCAGCCCGGGCCGGCCGACGAAGGCGAGGGCGACCGCGAGCCGGCGGCGCTGGCCGCCGGAGAGGCCGCCGGTCTGCCGCCGCACCTGCTCGGTGAGGCCGAACTGGTCGAGCAGCTCGTCCCGGGGGACCGGGTCGGGGAAGTGCGCGGCGACGAAGTCCACCACCTCGCCGACCCGCAGCGTCCCGGGCAGCCCGGTCTCCTGCGGGGTCACCCCGATCAGCCGCCGGCTGGCCGGGTCGCGGGGGTCGCCGCCGAAGAGCTCCACCCGGCCGGCGGTCGGGCGGCGCAGCCCGACCAGCAGGTTGAGCAGGGTGCTCTTGCCGGCGCCGTTCGGGCCGAGCAGGCCGACCAGTTCGCCGGCGTGCACGGTCAGGTCGACCCGGTCCAGGGCGAGCACGTCGCCGTAGCGGCGGGTGGCCTGGTCGGCGCGGGCGAGCACGTCGCCGGGGATTGTCGCGGTTGCGGGCGCGATGTCGGGCACGGCTCCTGTATAGCCGATCCGGACCACCACGGGCGCCGGTGGTATCGGTTGTCGCCGATCTCCGGTAGGTTCCGGCGCATGCGGATGCGTGCGCTCACCTCTCTCGTCCTGGCCGCCGCCGTCATCGCCACCGGTTCCGGGGCCGCCTGGCACCCGGAGCCCGACTGGCAGCTCACCGAGACGGGGGTGACCGCCCGGCTGCGCGGGCTCGCCCCGGTCGACGGCCGGGTGGCCTGGGCCAGCGGCAGCGCCTCCACCGTGCTACGTACCGTCGACGGTGGACGGCACTGGGCGCAGGTGGGGCCGACCACCGACGTACCGCTGCAGTTCCGGGACATCGAGGCGTTCGACGCGCTCCGGGCGGTGGTCCTGTCGATCGGGCCGGGCGGCGAGTCCCGGGTCTACCGCACCGACGACGGCGGGCAGAGCTGGGCCGAGACCTTCCGCAACGCCGACGTCGCGGCCTTCTACGACTGCCTCGCCTTCTTCGACGACCGGCACGGGCTGGCCCTGTCGGACCCGGTGGACGGCCGGTTCCGGCTGGTCGCCACCGCCGACGGCGGCCGCTCCTGGTCGGTGCTGCCGACCGCCGGCATGCCCGCCGCGCTGCCCGGCGAGTTCGCGTTCGCCGCGAGCGGCACCTGCCTGGTCACCGCCGACCACGACCCGGACCGGGCCTGGTTCGCCACTGGCGGCGGGGCGACCGCCCGGGTGTTCCGCACCGACGACCGGGGGCTGAGCTGGCAGGTCGCCGACACCCCGGTGCCCGGCGGCCCGTCCGCCGGCATCTACTCGCTGGCGTTCCGCGACCCCCGGCACGGCATCGCGCTGGGCGGGGACTACGCCACCCCGACCAGCGCCCCGGACGGCGCGGTCCGCTCTACCGATGGCGGTCGCACCTGGACGGTCGCCGCCGCACAGCCCGGCGAGTACCGGTCCGGGGCGACCTGGGCGCCCGGCGGCGCCGCCCTGGCGGTGGGCCCGACCGGCAGCGACGTCAGCCGGGACGGCGGCCGGACCTGGCGGCGCTTCGACACCGGCAGCTTCGACGCGGTCGAGTGCACCCCGACGGGCGCCTGCTGGGCCTCCGGCGAGCTGGGGCGGGTGGCCCGGCTGAGCTGGCGCTGACCGCTCAGCCGAGCGGCTCCGGCAGCGGCTCGCGGTGCAGCACCGAGAGCCGGGAGACCGCCCGGGTCAGCACCACGTAGAGGCGGTGCAGCCCGCGCGGCTCCGCCGCGACGATCGCCGCCGGCTCGACGACCACGACGTGGTCGTACTCCAGGCCTTTGACCAGGGTCGCGGGCACCACGGTGACGCGCGCCGCGGCCGCCACGTCGTCGGCGCTCGCGGTCTCGACGCCCGCGTCGGCGAGCGCCGCCCGGAGCCGGTCCACCGTGTCCTCGGCGGCGATCACGCCGACCGAGCCGTCGTGCGCGAGCGCCGCCCGCACCTCGGCCACCGTCGCCACGGTCAGGTCGGCCACGGTACGCACGTCCAGGCCGCCGTCGCGGCGCAGCGACTCGGCCGGCGGTACGTCGACGGCGAGCGCCGGCAGCAGCCGGTTGGCGAACGCGACCACCACCGTCGGCACCCGGAAGCCGACGCTCAGCGGCACCACCACCGCGTCCGGCTTGCCGAGGTGGGCCAGGGACTCCCGCCAGTCGCTGGCGGCCCACGGCGCGGTGCCCTGGGCCAGGTCGCCGAGGAGCGTGATCGAGCCGTGCTCGCTGCGCCGGGCGATGGCCCGGCACTGCATCGGGGAGAGGTCCTGCGCCTCGTCGACCACCACGTGGCCGAAGCCGGCCGGCCGCTCGATCAGCCCGGCCGCCTCGTCGATCAGCACCGCGTCGGCGGCCGTCCACTTCGTGGCCTTCGGCGTCCGGCCGAGCTTCGTCCCGGTCGCCGTCCGGCCGCTCCGCCGCCCGGCTGCCCCGTCGGTGGCCGCGCCGTCGCCCGTCTCCGCCGCCGGTCCGGCGGTGACCGCCGAACCGAGCAGCAGCGCCTGCTCCTCGGCGGTGAGCAGGCCGTCCGCGGCGGCGGCGAGCGCGTCCGGGTCGCTGAGCAGGGTGTGCACCAGCCCCTCGGGGGTGAGCGCCGGCCAGACCGCGTCGAGGAAGGCGGTGACCGGCTTCGCCTTGGCCATCCGGCGCAGCCAGGCGTCGCTGGGTGACTCGGCGCGGCGCGCCTCGGACTGGCGTTGCAGCAGCCCGACCACGCGGGCCCGGACGCGTTCCCGGCCGGTGGCGTAGGGCAGCCCTTCCCGGCGGGTCTCCTCGACCACCCGGTGCAGCGGGTCGAGGCCGATCCGCCAGCGGAACGATCCGTCCGAGACCATGATCGGCTCGGTCGGCGTACCGATGTGCGCGTCGACGGCGCGGCGCAGCACCTCGGCCATCCGGACGTCGTGCTTGAGGGTGGCGACGGCCGGGTCGTCGACGGCCCGTACCGGCGCCCGGACGACCAGGTCCTCCACGGTCGCCTGCGCGACCTCGACCTCGCCGAGCGCCGGCAGCACCGCCGCGATGTACGACAGGAAGGCCCGGTTCGGCCCGACGATCAGCACCCCGGAGCGGCGCAGCCGCTCCCGGTGCAGGTAGAGCAGGTACGCGGCCCGGTGCAGCCCGACGGCGGTCTTACCGGTGCCCGGCGCCCCCTGGACGCAGATCGAGTCGGCCAGGTCGGCGCGGACCAGCTCGTCCTGCTCGGGCTGGATGGTGGCGACGATGTCCCGCATCGGCCCGACGCGGGGCCGCTCGATCTCGGCGGTGAGGATCCGGCTGGCGGTGCCCAGCTCCTCGCCCCGGTCCAGGTGCTCGTCCTCGAAGCTGGTCAGCAGGCCGCTGCTGAAGCCGAACCGCCGCCGGACCGCGACGCCCTGCGGGTCCCGGGCGCTGGCCCGGTAGAACGAGCGGGAGACCGGGGCCCGCCAGTCCAGCACCAGCGGCTCGCCCGCCTCGTCGGTGACGTGCCGCCGCCCGACGTGGTAGTCCCGCCCGGCGTGGTCCGGGTCGGCGTCGCCGAAGTCGAGCCGGCCGAAGAAGAGCGGGGTGGTCGGGTCGTCGGCGAGTTCGGCGACCCGCCGGGCGAGGGTGCGGCCCAGCATCTCCGCCGCGTACGGGTCGCCGGCGACCTGCTCGCCGCCGGCGAAGAGGGCTTCGGCGCGTTCCCGCATCCGGCGCAGCGCGGCCCGGGAGGTGTCCAGGTGGGCGCGTTCGGCGGCGAGCTGGGTGTCCAGCTCGTCGCGGGGTGGGGTGTCGGGTCGGGCGGGCAGGCTGGCGCGGTGGGGTTCGGCGGCAAGGGTCATCCGAGGCGACCTTCCGGTGCGTTCGTGTGATCGGTTGACCTGGGCCGCCCGGCGCTCCGTCAGACGCGGTGCCGGCTGTGCCCGGTGGCGAGGTGGCGCGCGGCCTCGCGCGCGGCGCTCCACGTTACGCCTCGTCGTGGCCGCGGGCCACGCATTTTCCGGTTGCGGCGGGGCGATGGTGGCTGGTTCCGCCGCTACGGACGCCCGACCGGGCCCGGCCGGTCGGACCACGCGGAGCGGGAGCGGGATCATAGGGGGCATGACCGAGGCGCGCCCCGAGCAGCGCCGGGTGACGATCAGCGACCCGCAGGTGATGCGGGCGTTGGCCCATCCGGCCCGACTCGCGATCATGGAACACCTCAGTTCGCTGGAGGGCGGTGCCACCGCCACCGAGTGCGCCGAGATCGCCGGCCTGTCGCCGAGCGCGACCAGCTACCACCTGCGGGCGTTGGCGAAGTTCGGCCTGATCGAGCCGGCGCCGAGCCGGGGTGACGCCCGGGAGCGGGTGTGGCGGGCGTTCAGCCCGTCCTACTACATCGAGCCGGGACGGTCGGCCGATTCGGAGGCGCGGGCCGCCGAGCGGGCGCTGGTGGAGGCGCACACCGCCCGGGACGCGCAGCGGACCTTCGACTGGCTCGACCGGGCGGCGGGCGAGCCGGCGGAGTGGTACGACGCCGCCCGGCTCAGCGACACCCTGTTGCTGCTCACCGCCGAGGAGTTGGCGGCGCTGAACGAGGCCGTCCACGAGCTGTTGGAGCCGTACCGCCGGCGGATCCGCCGGGACCCGCCGGCGGGTGCGCGCACCGTCGCCGTCCAGTACCGGGCGCTGCCCCTCGAGTGAAGGGGGCTTGTGCCGACCAGATGTGAAGCATTATTTTCGAAGTATGTCCTTCACACCTGGCCCGTCGCGCTGGTCCGACGTCTGGCTCGCCACCGCCGCCCGGGGAATCTCCAGCTGTGGCGACTTCCTCGCCGCCAGCGCCCTCACGCTGGCCCTCCAGTCCGCCGGGGCGGGCGGGCTGGCCGTCTCCGGCCTGCTGCTCGCGGCCACCCTGCCGCTGGTGGCGCTCGCCCCGCTGACCGGGCGGCTCGCCGACCGGGTGGACAGCCGGCTGCTGCTGGTGGTCGCCGGGCTCGCCCAGGCCGGGACCTGCCTCGCCCTCGCGTACGCCGGGCACCCGGCCCTGGTCATCGGCCTGGTGGCACTGCTCGCCGCCGGTCTCGCGGTCACCCAGCCGGTGCTCGCCGCCCTGGTGCCCGCCATGGTCCGGGCCGACGACCTGCCCCGGGCCAGCGCCCTCAACCAGACCGCCGGCACCCTGGGGGCGCTCGCCGGGCCGGCGCTGGCCGGGCTGCTGGTCGGCGAGTTCGGCGCCCGCCTGCCGCTGCTCGTCGACGCCGGCAGCTACCTCGCGCTGGTGGCGGCCGGGCTGCTCATCCGCACCCGGCGGGGCGGCCGGCGGCGCCCCGAGCCCACCGCCGCCCACGGCGCGCACCCCACCTGGCGGCTGCGCCGCGACCCGCTGCTGGTCGTGATGGTCGGCGCCCTCGCCGCGGTGGTCACCGCGGTCGGCGCGATCAACGTGGTCGAGGTCTTCTTCATCCGGGAGACCCTGGGCAGCTCCACCACCGTGTACGGACTGGTGACCGGCTCCTGGACACTCGGCATCGTGCTCGGCGGCTGGCTCTTCGCCCGGCTCGCCCGGCGACTCACCGACGACGGCGCGCTGCTCGGCGCCGGCCTGGCCCTGCTCGGCGGCTGCTGCCTGGCGGTGCTGGCCTCGGCGGCGGTGCCCGCCGCGCTGCTGCTCGTGCCGATCTGGCTGGCCGGCGGGGTGGCCAACGGGGGCGACAACGTCTTCAACAACCTGCTGCTGGCCCGCCGGGTGCCCGCGGCGGACCGGGGCCGCGCGTTCGCCGTGTTCGGTGCCGCGGTCCAGGGCGCCGGGATGGGCGGTTTCCTGATCGGCGGGCTGCTGCTGGAGGTGGCCGAGCCACGACCGTTGGTCGCCGGCGCCGGGGTGGCCGGTCTGCTGGCGGTGGGTGCGGTCGCGCTGCCGGTGCGCCGCGCCGTCCGGGCCGAGCGGATGGGCCGCCCGCGGGTGAGCAACCCTGAGCCGGCCGACAACGACCGGCAGGAGGCCGCCGCGGTGCCGGCGGCCGGTGCGGAGTTGGCCACTCCGGTGCCCTCCCGTTGAGCCGGGCGTCGGCGGCGGGGATACGGTCGGGGCATGGCTGACCGCATCGCCCGCCCCCGGGTCGGACACATCCAGTTCCTGAACTGCCTGCCGATCTACTGGGGGCTGATGCGGTCCGGCGCGCTGCTCGACGTCGACCTGCACAAGGACTCGCCGGACCGGCTGAACGCCGCGCTGGTCGCCGGCGACCTGGACATCGGGCCGATCTCGCAGGTGGAGTACCTGCGGCACGCCGACGAGCTGCTGCTCCTGCCGGACCTGGCGGTCGGCAGCGACGGCCCGGTGCTCTCGGTCAACGTGGTCTCCACCAAGCCCCTCGCCGAGCTGGACGGCGGCCGGGTCGCCCTCGGCTCGACCTCCCGGACCGGCGTGCTCCTGGCCCAGATGCTGCTCGGCGAGCGGTACGGCGTCCGTCCCGAGTACTTCCGCTGCCCGCCGGACCTGACCCAGATGCTGCTGGAGGCCGACGCCGGGGTGCTGATCGGCGACGTGGCGCTGCGCGCCCTCTACGAGGCGCCCCGCCGGGGCCTGGAGGTCACCGACCTCGGCCAGGCCTGGCGGGAGTGGACCGGCCTGCCGATGGTCTTCGCCGTCTGGGCGGTCCGCCGCGACTTCGCCGCCGCCCACCCCGGCCTGGTCAAGGAGGTGCACGAGGCGTTCCTGCGCTCGCGCGACCTCTGCCTGGCCGAGCTGGACCAGGTCGCCGAGGCGGCCGCCCGGTGGGAGCCGTTCGACGCGGCGACCCTGGCGACCTACTTCCGCACTCTCGACTTCTCCCTCGGCGAGCGGCAGGTGGCCGGCTTGCGCGAGTTCGCCCGGCGGGCCGCCGCGCTCGGTGAGGCCCCGGCCCTGCCCGAGGGCGGCCCTGCGTTCTTCGCCGGCTGACCCCGGCGGGCGTGCCGGCCGGTCCGCGCCGGCCGGTCCGCGCCGGCCGGCCCGCGCCGGCCGGTTTTCGGCGGAACGGCGACGTGGCGGCACCCCGGGGACCGGGACACCGCCACGTCGGCGAAGCGGAGGACGTCGGCTCAGGTGGCCGGGCGGAGCAGCGCCTCAGTGATCTTCTGGCAGTTCTTCATGCCGTATTCGTAGCCCATGTTGATCGGGTAGCGGACCATCACGCCCATCGTCCAGGTGTCGCCGATGGCGAGGCAGTTGATGTGCATCTCCTGCTCGCGGGTCCGGTCGATCCAGCCGTTCTTGATCGCGATGGTCTTCCGCTCGGCGGCCGGGAACGCCTTGCGGATGCCGAAGTCGCCGGCGCCGCGGACCAGCCGCATCTCGTTGAGCAGCCACTTCGTCCACTTCGGCCCGGCGGCCCGCCCGTCGGAGATGCAGAGCCCGAGCCGCGCGGTGTCTCGGGGCGACAGGTTGGTCCGGCTCCAGCCGCCGTCCGCGGCCACCTTGCTGTCGGTGAGCTTGCAGGTCGAGATCAGCCGCTTGATCGAGGCCGACCGGCCGACGTTGTTGTAGAACTGCTCGGCCCGGGTGTTGTCGCTGTCCCGAATGATCCGGGTGGCGTCGGCGAGCTTGGCGTCGCTCGGGGTCTGCCCGGCCTCGGCCGCCCGGCGCAGGTAGTCGGCGACGATCCACGACTTGATCATCGAGGCGGTGGTGCTGGTCTCGCCCATGTTCTTCGAGCCGATGATCTGGCCGGTCCGCTTGTCCAGCACGCTCCAGGCGTACCAGCCCTTGATGTCGAGGTCGAGCTCCTGGGCCTGGAACGGCAGGGGCTCCAGAGAGGGGGACGGCGACGGGGTCGGCTGGGGCCGGTCGCTGCGGTCGGTGGGCGCGTTGGTGGTCCGGCCGGCCGACCCGGCCGGGTGGGAGGCGGCCGTGGGGCGCAGCGGGGAGCCGGGGACCAGCCGGAGCGAGACGAGCACCAGGCCGACCAGCACGGCGGCGACGGCGGCGAACGTCAGGGGGCGCTGGTGGCTGCCCGGGCGGCGCCGGTTACCGGCCATCAGAGCTTCCCGACCGGTTGCTGCGGCACCTTGAGGGCCGCGCCGGGCTGCGGGGTGACGAGCTGGGTGGCGACGCTGGCGCAGACCTTCGCGCCGTACTCGAGGCCGTACTTCTGCGGGTAGCGCAGCATCACCGCGAGGGTCCACTTGTCGGTCACCGCGAGGCAGTTGACGTGCCACTGGACGTCCGCCCACAGCATGGTGAAGCCGTTCTTGATGCTGACCGGGCCCTGCGCGGTGATCTCGTCCGGCAGGCCGTCGATGATGCCCCAGTGGCCGCCACCCTGGGTGGCCTGCTGGTCCTTGACGCCGCCGCGGACGCTGGCCATCTCGCTGAGCACCCACTTGGTCCACTTCGGTCCGGCGGCCGTGCCGTCCCCGATGCAGTCACCCATCCGCACCGCGTCCTGCGGCGACATCTGGGTGTACGCCCACTTGGCCCTCGTGGCCTCGATCTTCGTGTCGGTCAGCTTGCACATCTTGATCAGCCGCTCCAGGACCGGCCGCCGCCCGCCGGCGTTGTACAACGCCTCGGCGGAGATGTCGTTGCTGTCCCGGATGGCGGTGTCCGCCTGCTTCTTCCGCGCCGCGCTCAGCGGCTTGTCTTTGAGCTGGCGCAGGTAGTCGGAGACGATCCACGCCTTGATCATCGACTCGGTCGAGTTGGTCGACGTCATGTTCTTGGCGCCGCTGATCTCTCCGGTCTCCCGGTCCATCAGCGCCCAGGAGAAGAACTTCCCCTTGAAGTCCACCGAGACCGGGCCGGCGGCCAGGGTCGGCGGGGGCGGTGTGGTGGGGGCGGGCGCGGGCACGTTCTGCGCGCCGCCGCCGATGCCGCCGATGCTGGCGAGGGCGCCCCCGCCGGAGAGGCGGGCGTACGCGGCGGGCACCAGCATGACGCCACCGAGGAGGACCGCCACGATGGCGAGCACCATGGCCACGCGAGGTCGCATGAGTGGGTGAACTCCAGATGTCTGGCCGGGGGGACCGGCTTTTCCGAATGGGTACGGCCTGATCGCCGAGGCCGGGGGAGTGGCCGTGAGCCGGTGGCGATCGTCAGCAGCCGATCGGTGTGCCGGGGGAAGTCTACTTACGGACAGGCCGGACGCCAGAACTCGACGCCCGGCAACTCGCCGTGAAGGCGGGGCAATCGACCGCTATGCCGTGCTTGAGAGGATTCATCTTCCCGGAGTGTTCCAACTCACAGGTTTGCCGAGGTCAGCGACGTTCGCCCGAAGCGGTCAACCGGTGACGGAAGGTGTGGCCGGTTTCCTGTTACACCCTCTGGTGTCTTCGGTCGCGAGCTGTAACACTGGCCTCATGTATGGCAACGACTTCTCCGCCCCGGACGACGCGCCCGGCGGTGGCCTGCTCGGCGAGGTCGAGGCGGCGGAGGCGGCGCTGCGGGAGGCCGCCGCCCGGGCCCGGCGCGGCGGCCCGGCCCCCGACGAGGACCTCGAGGCGTACTTCGCGGACGTGATCGACGCCGATCAGAAGATCGAGCCGCGCGACTGGATGCCCGAGGCGTACCGGAAGACGCTGATCCGGCAGATCGCCCAGCACGCGCACTCCGAGATCATCGGCATGCAGCCGGAGGGGAACTGGATCAGCCGCGCCCCCTCGCTGAAGCGCAAGGCGATCCTGCTGGCCAAGGTGCAGGACGAGGCCGGCCACGGCCTCTACCTCTACGCCGCGGCGGAGACCCTCGGGATCAGCCGGGACGAGCTGGTCGAGCTGCTGATCAGCGGCCGGCAGAAGTACAGCTCGATCTTCAACTACCCGACGCTGACCTGGGCCGACGTGGGGGCGATCGGCTGGCTGGTGGACGGCGCGGCGATCGTCAACCAGGTCCCGCTCTGCCGTTGCTCCTACGGGCCGTACGCCCGGGCGATGATCCGGGTCTGCAAGGAGGAGTCGTTCCACCAGCGCCAGGGGTACGAGATCCTGCACACCCTGGCGCACGGCACCCCCGGGCAGAAGGCGATGGCCCAGGACGCCATCGACCGCTGGTGGTACCCGTCGCTGGCCATGTTCGGC from Micromonospora kangleipakensis includes these protein-coding regions:
- a CDS encoding menaquinone biosynthetic enzyme MqnA/MqnD family protein is translated as MADRIARPRVGHIQFLNCLPIYWGLMRSGALLDVDLHKDSPDRLNAALVAGDLDIGPISQVEYLRHADELLLLPDLAVGSDGPVLSVNVVSTKPLAELDGGRVALGSTSRTGVLLAQMLLGERYGVRPEYFRCPPDLTQMLLEADAGVLIGDVALRALYEAPRRGLEVTDLGQAWREWTGLPMVFAVWAVRRDFAAAHPGLVKEVHEAFLRSRDLCLAELDQVAEAAARWEPFDAATLATYFRTLDFSLGERQVAGLREFARRAAALGEAPALPEGGPAFFAG
- a CDS encoding WD40/YVTN/BNR-like repeat-containing protein, whose amino-acid sequence is MRMRALTSLVLAAAVIATGSGAAWHPEPDWQLTETGVTARLRGLAPVDGRVAWASGSASTVLRTVDGGRHWAQVGPTTDVPLQFRDIEAFDALRAVVLSIGPGGESRVYRTDDGGQSWAETFRNADVAAFYDCLAFFDDRHGLALSDPVDGRFRLVATADGGRSWSVLPTAGMPAALPGEFAFAASGTCLVTADHDPDRAWFATGGGATARVFRTDDRGLSWQVADTPVPGGPSAGIYSLAFRDPRHGIALGGDYATPTSAPDGAVRSTDGGRTWTVAAAQPGEYRSGATWAPGGAALAVGPTGSDVSRDGGRTWRRFDTGSFDAVECTPTGACWASGELGRVARLSWR
- a CDS encoding ArsR/SmtB family transcription factor — protein: MTEARPEQRRVTISDPQVMRALAHPARLAIMEHLSSLEGGATATECAEIAGLSPSATSYHLRALAKFGLIEPAPSRGDARERVWRAFSPSYYIEPGRSADSEARAAERALVEAHTARDAQRTFDWLDRAAGEPAEWYDAARLSDTLLLLTAEELAALNEAVHELLEPYRRRIRRDPPAGARTVAVQYRALPLE
- a CDS encoding MFS transporter, yielding MSFTPGPSRWSDVWLATAARGISSCGDFLAASALTLALQSAGAGGLAVSGLLLAATLPLVALAPLTGRLADRVDSRLLLVVAGLAQAGTCLALAYAGHPALVIGLVALLAAGLAVTQPVLAALVPAMVRADDLPRASALNQTAGTLGALAGPALAGLLVGEFGARLPLLVDAGSYLALVAAGLLIRTRRGGRRRPEPTAAHGAHPTWRLRRDPLLVVMVGALAAVVTAVGAINVVEVFFIRETLGSSTTVYGLVTGSWTLGIVLGGWLFARLARRLTDDGALLGAGLALLGGCCLAVLASAAVPAALLLVPIWLAGGVANGGDNVFNNLLLARRVPAADRGRAFAVFGAAVQGAGMGGFLIGGLLLEVAEPRPLVAGAGVAGLLAVGAVALPVRRAVRAERMGRPRVSNPEPADNDRQEAAAVPAAGAELATPVPSR
- the paaA gene encoding 1,2-phenylacetyl-CoA epoxidase subunit PaaA, whose protein sequence is MYGNDFSAPDDAPGGGLLGEVEAAEAALREAAARARRGGPAPDEDLEAYFADVIDADQKIEPRDWMPEAYRKTLIRQIAQHAHSEIIGMQPEGNWISRAPSLKRKAILLAKVQDEAGHGLYLYAAAETLGISRDELVELLISGRQKYSSIFNYPTLTWADVGAIGWLVDGAAIVNQVPLCRCSYGPYARAMIRVCKEESFHQRQGYEILHTLAHGTPGQKAMAQDAIDRWWYPSLAMFGPPDGDSTHSAQSMAWKIKRFSNDDLRQRFVDMCVQQAEILGLRIPDPDLRWNDERQGYDYTQPDYDELLQVIKGNGPCNRQRMEHRRRAHADGAWVREAAAAYAAKRAEKNKEKVAA
- a CDS encoding HelD family protein; translation: MTLAAEPHRASLPARPDTPPRDELDTQLAAERAHLDTSRAALRRMRERAEALFAGGEQVAGDPYAAEMLGRTLARRVAELADDPTTPLFFGRLDFGDADPDHAGRDYHVGRRHVTDEAGEPLVLDWRAPVSRSFYRASARDPQGVAVRRRFGFSSGLLTSFEDEHLDRGEELGTASRILTAEIERPRVGPMRDIVATIQPEQDELVRADLADSICVQGAPGTGKTAVGLHRAAYLLYLHRERLRRSGVLIVGPNRAFLSYIAAVLPALGEVEVAQATVEDLVVRAPVRAVDDPAVATLKHDVRMAEVLRRAVDAHIGTPTEPIMVSDGSFRWRIGLDPLHRVVEETRREGLPYATGRERVRARVVGLLQRQSEARRAESPSDAWLRRMAKAKPVTAFLDAVWPALTPEGLVHTLLSDPDALAAAADGLLTAEEQALLLGSAVTAGPAAETGDGAATDGAAGRRSGRTATGTKLGRTPKATKWTAADAVLIDEAAGLIERPAGFGHVVVDEAQDLSPMQCRAIARRSEHGSITLLGDLAQGTAPWAASDWRESLAHLGKPDAVVVPLSVGFRVPTVVVAFANRLLPALAVDVPPAESLRRDGGLDVRTVADLTVATVAEVRAALAHDGSVGVIAAEDTVDRLRAALADAGVETASADDVAAAARVTVVPATLVKGLEYDHVVVVEPAAIVAAEPRGLHRLYVVLTRAVSRLSVLHREPLPEPLG
- a CDS encoding ABC transporter permease is translated as MPLALVHARYQLLETLRIPVAVFGSAFFPAAAMLFFVVPFAADDAVGATYATGAMVTFAVMSANIFQYGVGVAEDRDQPWNPYTRTLPAGPAPRLAGRILAGLVLTYLSMLPVVVIAAVATAARVTPVQLLLGAATVAAVSVPFTLMGLAVGYSLPSKAAIVVAQIIFFPLAFGGGLLSGPDDAPGFIQAIAPFLPTRGAVELMWAATTDWRPDRVSVVMLGVWIVVLAAVAGWAYRRDEGRRFT
- a CDS encoding ABC transporter ATP-binding protein, encoding MPDIAPATATIPGDVLARADQATRRYGDVLALDRVDLTVHAGELVGLLGPNGAGKSTLLNLLVGLRRPTAGRVELFGGDPRDPASRRLIGVTPQETGLPGTLRVGEVVDFVAAHFPDPVPRDELLDQFGLTEQVRRQTGGLSGGQRRRLAVALAFVGRPGLVILDEPTTGLDVEARHTLWEAIRGFHADGGTVLLSSHYLEEVEALAHRVVVMGHGRVLADDTVDAVRGIVGVRRVSLVAGDLPPLPGVVATERSEGRTHLLTTDADQLVRDLVTAGVAFHDLEVRPTSLEEAFLAITADDRPATTTV